In Sphingobacteriales bacterium, the sequence GAATAAAAATCAACTTTTAACTTTAAATCAGCACACATTTGTGGCATAATATTTTCGGCCTTTGGGCAACTTTAAAAATCTAAATCTAAAATTAACAAAAATGAACGTTTCAGAAAATAATGTAGTTTCAATCATTTATAATCTTAAGACAGAAGGTAGCCATGAAGTTATAGAAGCCGTTAAATCTGACAATCCACTGACTTTCATCCCCGGACAAGGGAACCTGCTGAAGAGTTTTGAAAAGGAACTGATGGGATTAAAAACAGGAGATCATTTCAACTTTGTACTTAAATATGAAGATGCTTACGGCCCTTATCAGGAAGATGCTGTACTCGATTTACCGCTGAGCATTTTTGAACAGGAACTGGAAAGTAATCCTGACCTGCTCATGCCCGGAAATGTCATTCCCATGAGAGACCAGTCGGGCAACCGTTTTAACGGCAAAGTGATAGGAGTTACCAATGAAAATGTAAAAATGGATTTTAATCATCCGATGGCCGGGAAAAATCTCTGTTTTGAAGGGGAAGTGATTGAGATCAGGGAAGCTACTGAAGACGAGCGTTTGTATGGATTAGACAGGGGCTGTGGATGTTCCGGAGGATGTGGCAGCGACAGTTGTTCTTCTGAAGGTTGTGATAGCGAAGACTGCGGAAACGGCAGCTGCGGGTGTGGCTGCTGACAATGCGCTGTTGTCAGGCAGGAAAATATTTCAGCAACATTTTATTGAGTGATTCTATCCGGATAGGTTTCGAAATATAGTCGGTGCATCCTGATT encodes:
- a CDS encoding peptidylprolyl isomerase gives rise to the protein MNVSENNVVSIIYNLKTEGSHEVIEAVKSDNPLTFIPGQGNLLKSFEKELMGLKTGDHFNFVLKYEDAYGPYQEDAVLDLPLSIFEQELESNPDLLMPGNVIPMRDQSGNRFNGKVIGVTNENVKMDFNHPMAGKNLCFEGEVIEIREATEDERLYGLDRGCGCSGGCGSDSCSSEGCDSEDCGNGSCGCGC